The window CTGCATCATGAAGAATTTTAGGTTTTCTAAATGGAAGGTCTATATCTTCATCTTCATGGTCAGGTAGACTGTGTATGCGTTCTAACACGACAGGTATTTTTTTATCTGCTAATATTTTGGCAATTTTCGAGCCTTCACTTGCGCCTACTAAAACCAATTTGAGAGAATACTTTTCTGCTAACTCCAATGCAAGGTAAATTTGTTTAAGTTCATTAGCGCGGGCAAAAACAGGAATTTTCTGTTCAAAAACGGGAATCATTGCTTCCCAACGTTGGTCAGTTTGAGTGATTTTATTAGCTTTTTTAGCTACTGCGTAAGCATAAGCCTCTTCAAATGCTTTGAACAGTTCTTTTACACTTTTATCTTGATTTTCTTTTTGCTTACCTTCTTTATCCTCTCCGTATATTTTGAACGAAGGTATATTGATATACATGGCATCGTTTGGTTTAAGTGTGGCATCTTCCCAGTTCCAGCCTTCTAAATACATAATAGAGGATAATCCTGAAATTAGTCCTGCTGTGGCAGCCACTTGGGCGATTAAAATACCGTTGTAGCGAACCGTAGGAATGATTTTAGAATCAGTATTGTAAGCAATCTGAGTACGTACATTTGGAGTAATATTACCCACTTCAGCATAATCACGAGTAGCTCTTGCTGCTTCTATTTCTGCTAATCCTAAAATAGTATTTGGGGCAATAAACCCTGGATAAATATGTTTACCTTGTGCTTCAATAACTATTGCGTTCGTTGATGGATTTTGAACAGTACCTATTTGAGTAATTTTACCATTCTCTATCCATATATCGCCTACAAAAGTACCTTTGTCTGATGCAGTATGCAAAATACCTTGCTTTATCCAAATAGGCGCGGATTGTGGGGGAGCAGGGATGGGCTGTTGAGCAAAACTGCACGCAAATAAACATGAGAAGAAACAATTAAACCATTTTTTCATACATTTGAGTAATTTCGTATGCAAGATAGCAAAAAATAAAAAGAACCTGACTTTTGCCAGGTTCTCTGCTTAACGTCGAGATGGCGAGATTCGAACTCACGACCCCCTGCTCCCAAGGCAGGTGTGCTACCACTGCACCACATCTCGAACCAAAATTGTGCTGCAAAGATATAACAAAATATCAAACTTGTCAAGAGGACCCTGACAACATTTTTGATGTATAAAACTTAAATAATGTTTTTACTGCAATGCTAATCATTTGCACTTCTTTGCGTAATATAGTAGTTTTGCAGTATTCTTTATGTCTAACCTCAATGAAAAGCAGGAATTTGCAGTTATTTACAGCATATATGAGCAAGCTCCATTAGGCTGTTTAATTTCTGCCCATTTGGTTAATGTCCGTTCCGATAATACGCTTAGCTTGGTAGCCCGCAAAATCAACAAGCAAAATTTAGTAGACTTTGAACCGTATTTAGACGAAACTGACAAAAAAATCATAGAACTGATAGAACATATCCAATGGAGTTCATTAGTCCGCAAAACCATAGGAAAAGACCTTTCCATTGAACAATTTTTCAGTGCTAAGTACCACACCGAAACCCGAGAACAGTATATTAGACAGCTGCTTCATAAACAAATGTCGCTCATTTTACCCTTGTTAGAAAACAAAAATCTGTATATCATGGATTCCGATGGTTACCCCGCAGGTAAAAAAGTCAATTTCAAACCCCATTATGCCACAGTTCGTTTTCACTTTTTCAAAAATGAACAAAATACACATTACTACCCTACCCTACGATACAACAATGAATATAATATTCAACTGCATGCGCATCAAACCAAAATTCTACTTTATCAGCCTGGTTACATTTTAGTAGACACAAACCTGTATAAAGTTGATCCACAAGTGGACATTCAGAAGCTAATACCTTTCACTAAAAAAAACCGAATGATAATTGATGCTAAACAAGAAGCCATATTCTACGATAAGTTTGTCCGTAATTTGATTGCGCAGCACGATGTTTTTGCCAAAGGTTTTGAGATTACAGAACACAAAGAAAAACCTCAATTTATTTTAGAACTTTCTCAACCTAATGAACATCAAATAAATCTTTACTTCAAGGTAAAATATGGCAATTTTGAGTATGATATCAGTCCTGACAGTAGTGTAAAAGTAGAACTTACTCAACAAAACAATACTTATCACTTTATCAAAGTTTATCGTGATAACCATGCTGAGAAAGAAATTTACCAACAAATACAAAAACAGTTTTCGCAGAATTTAGTAGGTAGTGCATTGTATTTACCCCGTGAACAAGGCTTAGCTAAAATAAATGAGCTTTATGTGTGGCTAAAAACAAAAAACATACAAGTAATTCAAATTCCATCGGATAAATTTCCTGTATTGCAGTTAGAATATCCTCAAATTTACATAGAAGCGCAGCAAAATACTGATTGGTTTGGCATCCGTGCCATAGTTAAGTTCGGCGAATTTCAAATTCCACTGATAAAATTACGAAAACATATTCTTAACCGCATTCCTGAATATAAATTGCCTGATGGCAGCGTAGCCATTATACCCCAAGAGTGGTTTTCCAAGTTAGAAATAATGTTTCAATTAGCAGAAAAAAATGAGGTAGAAGATGAAATTCGCTTATCGCACTATCATAGTTACATTGTGCAGGATATACAACAGTTGGATGCTCGCCCTACTAAAGAAAAGATACGGCATTTAGTAGAGAATTTTGAGAAAATAGAACCTGTGTCTCCTCCCAAAGAGTTCAAAACGGAACTGCGCCCCTATCAACAAGCAGGTTT is drawn from Bacteroidia bacterium and contains these coding sequences:
- a CDS encoding amidohydrolase family protein; this translates as MHTKLLKCMKKWFNCFFSCLFACSFAQQPIPAPPQSAPIWIKQGILHTASDKGTFVGDIWIENGKITQIGTVQNPSTNAIVIEAQGKHIYPGFIAPNTILGLAEIEAARATRDYAEVGNITPNVRTQIAYNTDSKIIPTVRYNGILIAQVAATAGLISGLSSIMYLEGWNWEDATLKPNDAMYINIPSFKIYGEDKEGKQKENQDKSVKELFKAFEEAYAYAVAKKANKITQTDQRWEAMIPVFEQKIPVFARANELKQIYLALELAEKYSLKLVLVGASEGSKIAKILADKKIPVVLERIHSLPDHEDEDIDLPFRKPKILHDAGVKFCLSLEGFWQQRNLPFLAGTAIAYGLPAEEALKSITLHAAQILGIADRVGSLEVGKEATLIMTEGDVFDMKSSTLYKAFVQGKEIQLTSIQTELYQKYKQKYQLKP
- a CDS encoding SNF2 family helicase, yielding MSNLNEKQEFAVIYSIYEQAPLGCLISAHLVNVRSDNTLSLVARKINKQNLVDFEPYLDETDKKIIELIEHIQWSSLVRKTIGKDLSIEQFFSAKYHTETREQYIRQLLHKQMSLILPLLENKNLYIMDSDGYPAGKKVNFKPHYATVRFHFFKNEQNTHYYPTLRYNNEYNIQLHAHQTKILLYQPGYILVDTNLYKVDPQVDIQKLIPFTKKNRMIIDAKQEAIFYDKFVRNLIAQHDVFAKGFEITEHKEKPQFILELSQPNEHQINLYFKVKYGNFEYDISPDSSVKVELTQQNNTYHFIKVYRDNHAEKEIYQQIQKQFSQNLVGSALYLPREQGLAKINELYVWLKTKNIQVIQIPSDKFPVLQLEYPQIYIEAQQNTDWFGIRAIVKFGEFQIPLIKLRKHILNRIPEYKLPDGSVAIIPQEWFSKLEIMFQLAEKNEVEDEIRLSHYHSYIVQDIQQLDARPTKEKIRHLVENFEKIEPVSPPKEFKTELRPYQQAGLDWFYFLKKYRLGGCLADDMGLGKTIQTIALLCKEKELGAQLPSMIVMPTSLLENWRRELYKFAPHLKIIIHNGPDREKYNYHRFLYYDLILTTYGIVRNDADFLSKIPLHYLILDEAQNIKNMHSLAAQSVKKLQANYKLVLTGTPIENSTMDVYSQMQFLNPNLLGEPTFFKNYFAIPIEKNKDTYKAQLLKTLLKPFLLRRTKQQVAKDLPEKVEQVLYCEMSDKQRELYDEVKKYYRNLIFKQIEEEGILKTKFNILQGLTQLRQVANHPKLVFEDYAESSGKYDLLIENVCNLISEGHKVLVFSQFVKMLTLLRQGFDALGITYAYLDGQTPQHQRQRQVDLFQQQEETRLFLISLKAGGVGLTLTAADYVFIVDPWWNPAVEAQAIDRAHRIGQNQTVFAYKMITLDTVEERIASIQQHKKQLIEDLIITESSFAKQLSVEDIQFLFS